The Thermoplasma sp. Kam2015 genome segment TCTGAGGATAATGGTTTCTTCTCTGGTAGTTCTTCTTCATTTTCATATATAATAGAGCAGTAATAGTATCCTGAATCCTTGGTTATTACTATCTCGTTGATGTCTTTAATCTCGGACAGCTTCTTCTCAGAGCCCTTGAAGTATATGCCTTCAGAGAACTTTGGGAAATATATCCTGTTTCCTTGAATTTTGATGTGCTGTGGTACTGCGAAGTATTCGTTAATACCTTTCCTTTTGAATCTTGGATGATCTGCATTCTTATGGAAGAAGTTCTTGAATGCATTATCAAGAAAGCGTA includes the following:
- a CDS encoding transposase, encoding RFLDNAFKNFFHKNADHPRFKRKGINEYFAVPQHIKIQGNRIYFPKFSEGIYFKGSEKKLSEIKDINEIVITKDSGYYYCSIIYENEEELPEKKPLSSENSVGIDLGIEKFATLSNGIAIENPGFIKKVEKRIKRLQKQ